One genomic segment of Anguilla anguilla isolate fAngAng1 chromosome 2, fAngAng1.pri, whole genome shotgun sequence includes these proteins:
- the si:ch1073-272o11.3 gene encoding cerebellar degeneration-related protein 2: MLTDMIVEEEFEIKDEEPWYDQQDLEHDLHLAAELGKTLLDRNRELEQGLKQMYSTNQEQLQEIEYLTKQVDLLRQMNEQHAKVYEQLDTTARDLEQGNHRLVLDNRSAQHKIQGLTEMIESLQAHVEELQQQVEEMKTAQSGRSSRDLAEQRRALGAQSMSCLKELYSRHKYLSYDPAPLDVDMSAGEKVRAEEENLSLHRSVQSLQTQLGTERARRREVEQEAELMARENGELEQRLEQLEGCQARLQELEGEVEELRQLWRADAAGARRAEGLLPDAIFFPPEEPADGDGERDPEDQPEQGRRALKRCSSETALRSPGAEEMRRGHERTCARRAEAVKQRGISLLNEVDAQYSALQVKYEELLRRCQQGTEQHSHKAVQTHAAQRCCPGSAPSPKAQGPEDDAQQPEYKALFQEIFSCIQKTKEGLSESRAKLTPAQ, encoded by the exons ATGCTAACCGATATGATTGTGGAGGAAGAATTTGAAATCAAAGATGAAGAACCGTGGTACGACCAGCAGGATCTGGAGCATG ACCTCCATCTGGCAGCTGAGCTGGGCAAGACCCTGCTGGACCGTAACCGAGAGCTGGAACAGGGCCTGAAGCAGATGtactcaaccaatcaggaaCAGCTGCAAGAGATAGAG TACCTAACCAAGCAGGTGGACCTCCTGCGGCAGATGAACGAGCAGCATGCCAAGGTGTACGAGCAGCTGGACACAACAGCGCGTGACCTGGAGCAAGGCAACCACAGGCTGGTCCTGGACAACCGCTCAGCCCAGCACAAGATccaggg actgacagagaTGATCGAGAGCCTGCAGGCTCATgtggaggagctgcagcagcaggtggaggagaTGAAGACGGCACAGTCAGGCCGCTCCAGCAGAGACCTGGCCGAGCAGCGGCGGGCTCTGGGAGCTCAGAGCATGTCCTGTCTCAAGGAGCTGTACAGCAGGCACAA GTATTTGTCGTATGACCCCGCCCCTTTAGATGTTGACATGTCCGCGGGGGAGAAGGtgagggcagaggaggagaaCCTGTCTCTCCATCGCTCAGTGCAGTCCCTGCAGACCCAGCTGGGGACAGAGCGTGCCAGGCGCAGGGAGGtggagcaggaggcggagctgatGGCCCGTGAGAACGGCGAGCTGGAGCAGcggctggagcagctggagggTTGCCAGGCTcgcctgcaggagctggagggggaggtggaggagctgcGGCAGCTGTGGCGTGCTGACGCGGCCGGCGCCAGGCGGGCGGAGGGGCTGCTGCCTGACGCCATCTTCTTCCCCCCGGAGGAGCCGGCGGATGGGGACGGGGAGCGGGATCCCGAGGACCAGCCAGAGCAGGGCAGGCGCGCGCTGAAGCGCTGCAGCAGCGAGACGGCGCTCCGGAGCCCCGGCGCCGAGGAGATGCGCCGCGGGCACGAGCGCACCTGCGCCCGCCGCGCCGAGGCCGTCAAGCAGCGCGGCATCTCCCTGCTCAACGAGGTGGACGCCCAGTACAGCGCCCTGCAGGTGAAGTACGAGGAGCTGCTGCGTCGCTGCCAGCAGGGCACcgagcagcacagccacaagGCGGTGCAGACGCATGCCGCCCAGCGCTGCtgccccggctccgccccctcacccaAGGCCCAGGGCCCGGAGGACGACGCCCAGCAGCCCGAGTACAAGGCCCTCTTCCAGGAGATATTCTCCTGCATCCAGAAGACCAAAGAGGGCCTGAGTGAAAGCAGGGCCAAGCTTACTCCAGCCCAGTGA